GGAAAGGCCCTTGAGTTCGCTACGGGCTGGATCTACGAACACCATTCTCCCGTTAAAGTGTATACGGTAACGGTTTCGGAGATGGTGCCTCACATGCACTTTCATTTAATCCCTCGTTACAGCGACGAACTGAGAGGCGTGGATTATATCCGTCTTGCCCTTCAGGGAAAATTGCCCGAACAAAATTATATTCGAGATTTATAATGTTTCGTTTTCAAATTTGTAAAAAGGGAGAATGTCTATGAAAGTTTTACATTGGAGAAACGTTCTGCTTCTGGCGCTCGTTTCCTTGTTTTTGAGCGGTTGCATCTATAGGGACGTGCGGGTTCCCGGTATGAGCACGAACTTCACGCAGTATGTGCTGAA
The window above is part of the Leptospira yasudae genome. Proteins encoded here:
- a CDS encoding HIT family hydrolase, yielding MQECPLCKFHQTANDSEILGRFGEFRVRHSEEEKRLQGYLYIEPVSHWTSYQDWTSTAYSDLGKALEFATGWIYEHHSPVKVYTVTVSEMVPHMHFHLIPRYSDELRGVDYIRLALQGKLPEQNYIRDL